The nucleotide window TGCACACCGCATCGCACGACGGGAGCGCGAGTCGGAGCGTGTGCGGGTCGGAGCGAACGGTGTGAGCGAGACCCGCGGGAACGCGAACGGGGAGGAACGATCCGTGAGCGAACGGCGTGAGCGAGGGCTCGAGCGAGACCCGCGGACAGTGCGATGTGTGTGTAAATCGTTTCAGTTGTTATCACAGTAGCACGGTTTTTGTATTCAGCTCGAAGTATGAAACTGCACCCGTGATTCGGTAACTACGTCTGCGAACTTGGCACCGATATTTCTGGCATCTACTAGAGATGTTTACAGGCGCGTGCTGAATAGACAGCGCGTATGGTTCACGCATGGTATCCAATCGTAGCGGCGTGGTGATCGCTCAATCCAAGTTCGGACGAAGGGAACGATACGTGAAGCGGGGTCACCCATCCTGATTCTGTACTGCAGGAAGCGTAAACGAGAACGTCGACCCCTCGCCAGGTTCGGAGTCGATCCAGATCTCGCCGCCGTGGCGCTCGATGATCCGCCGGGACAGCGCGAGGCCAATGCCCGTCCCCGAGTGTTCCTCGTAGGTATGCAGTCGTTGGAACACCTCGAAGATACGTTTCTGTTCATCAAAATCGATCCCAATACCGTTATCCTGCACTGAAATGATCCATCGTTCGTCATCACGCGTGGCGGAAATGTCGACCTGCGGTGGCTCGTCGCTGCTGTACTCGATCGCATTACTCAACAGATTCTGGAAGACTTGGCGCAACTGGCTGGCGTCGCCATCTACACATGGGAGGTCGTCGGTTGTGATCTCGGCGTTACTTTCGTCGATCCGCATTTGGAGATCCTCGCGAACGTCATCAAGGACATCGTCGAGGTCGACCGGTTCGAACGGATCGCCACGCGTTTCGATGCGCGAGTACTCGAGCAGCCCGTCGATCATCTGGCGCATCCGCTCGGCGCCGTCGACGGCGAACTCGATGAACTCTTCGCCGTCTTCGTCGAGCTCATCGCCGTATCGATCCTCGATTAATTGGAGGTAGCTCGTAACCATTCGGAGCGGCTCTTGGAGGTCGTGGGAGGCGGCGGAGGCGAACTGCTCTAACCGTTCGTTCGACTCCTCGAGTTTGCGCTGGTACTCCCGTCGTTCGGTAACGTCTTGGACGACGAGCATCCCCGCAAACACCGCTCCGTCGTCGTTTCTGAGGGGCAAGGTGTAGGCGAACAGATTTTGATCGTTGTACTCGACCTCGAACGAATTCGCCTCGCCCTCTAGCGCAGCCTCGAAGTGCGGTTCGACCTCATCGACGATATCGTCCGAATAGATGTCGTAGACACTGTTTCCGATCCGATCCTCCGGAGAGACACCGGTCGCGTCCAGCAACTCCCCACCGACGGCCGTGTACTGCAGGTCATCGTCGAACAGGCCAACCGCACCGTTTGGGAAGTTTTTGACGAGTGTCCGGTAGCGCCGTTCGGACTCCTCGAGCGCACGTTCGCGCTCCTTTCGTTCGGTGATATCAGTGTAATGCTCAATGCGGCCGCCGGCGTAGAACCCAGACTCGATGGGCTGGCTCCAGTGGTTTACCCAGCGTTCCTCGAGGCTCCCCTCCCCGAGGACGTGGCTCTCGAACTCCTCGGTGTAGGTGTTGTCATCGTAGGTGGCGGTCACGCGGTTGGCGAACCGTTCGGGCTCCTCGAAGATACCCGCGATCTCCGCCTCGATGAGCGCTCGTTTGTCCCGACCGACGATCGCTTCGCGATCGAGTCCGAAGAACTCCTCGATCGCCTCGTTGATCCAGACGACCTCGAAGTCGGAATTCAGGATGAACGTTCCCACGTCTGATGTGTCGAGGACGTCATTCGTCAGCGACCGATAGCGCGCCTCGCTCTCCCTGAGTGCCTGTTCGCGCTCCTTGCGCTCGGTGATGTTTTCGATGGCGAACACAGCACTCTCGATCTCTCCGTGGTCGTCGTAGACCGGCGCTCCGTTGATAGAGATCCAGACTCGTTCTCCATCCGGACTATATATTCCACTGACATGATCGAACACGGGTTCTCCGGACTCCATAATTTGCGGGAAAGGCTTCTCCTCATCCGGGAGTGGTTCGCCGTCAACGTCGACTTCGGTCCACTCGGGATCGTCAAAGCTGAGGTCGTTGATCTGGTCTTTGCTCCGACCGTAGATCTCCTCAGCGCGGTCGTTGGCGAACTGCATTTCGCCGTCACTGTCAACGATTGTGATGCCGATTGGACTCGTTTCGACGATCGTTTCGTAGCGGGTCAGTTCTTGTTCACGTCGCTTCTGTTCGGTGATGCCGCGGGAGTAGACCGACAGGCCCGATTCAGAGGGATAGATGGCGTTCAGAAACCACTTGTCCCACGGAGGATAGTAGTCTTCGAAGACTACGGCCTTTTGTGTTTCAAGAGCCTCATACAGTGCGTTCTCGTACGTTTCCGTGAGATTCTCGTTACGAATGTCCGAACCAATTGCGTCCTCATCCAGTCCAAAAAGGTCTGCTGCGGTGTCGTTCAGATAGCGGAAGCGGAGTTCTTCGTCGAGGGCGTAGAAACTGTCCGAGATTCGATCGAAGACCTTGCCGAGGTCGCTGTCTACCGCATCCCTTTCCCGCACCTTTGTGAACGCTTGTCCGTTCGTGGATGGCTGCCACCACACGCGTCCGTTTCCCCCGACTTTCTTTGTTTCGAGTCGATCGTGATCGACGAGTCGTTCTAAGCGCTCGTAGGTGCTCCGGCGGCCGAGGTCGAGTTGTTCGGCCACCTCGGTTGTCGTCATGGGTGCCCCTCCCGCTTCGAAGAGGGCGAGGGTCTCTCGAAGTGTATTTGTCAATTGTGAATCGGTCACTGCTTCAGTTGCTTACGACACAGATGGATAAACCCTCCCCGGTTGGAGGCTGTATTATAAGACGAGGAGAATTATAAATGCTCTTCGCGCAAGATACCCGCTCTATATTCAGCAGGTCGTTTCTGACGCCTATCCGAGAGGTAGGTAGCTGCTCCAGTAACACCTTCACCTGTACTGACTGCGGGTTTCACCATTTATTCTGAGTAAAGAAACCGTATTACTAACGGCTGCTAACAGTGATCCGACTCGGATTCGGTCGTCGACTCGAGGCCGTCCGCGACGACGAACAGCTCCGTCGCCGGGCAGGGATCGTCGAACGAGTCGGCCTCGATATCGGGTGCGTCGACGGATTCGTCGTCGACGGTGACAGTCACGTCGAAGTCGTGTCGCCCGTGGAGAAAGACGGCGATGTGGGCTTCGGGATCGAGGTCGTAAGAGCCACTCGAGGAGATCGAGCCGTCAGTAGATTCGATCTCGAGGCTGACGGCGTGGCGCTCGTCGTCGAGGTTCCAGAGTCGGACGCGGTGGGGTGGGTCGTCGCTCGACTGCGAGCCGATGACCGATCGCCCGACTGGGTCGTCCGGGTCCGACGGGGGTTCGACGGTCGCTTCGTCGTCAGTGTTCCCGGACTCCTGCTCGTTCTCGGTGTGGTCGTCATCCGCCCCGTCGGCAGCGCTCTCGGTGTTTTGGTCGTCCGACGACTCGTTGAGGGAGAGACAGCCGGCGAACCCGGCGGCGACACTCGAGAAACCGACGCCAGCGAGCAACGATCGACGATTCATTGTGTAGCCCGTCAGACATGGGATGAGATAAAGGGCATTGGGCAGGCCAGTGCCGGCGACGGAAATACCCGGTGGAGTGTTCGCCGACCCTGTTCGGCGAGCCGCGAGCGAGTCGGCCGAAGACGGTAGCCGAAGACAGCAGCCCAAATTCGGGCATTGGCGAACCATGCACCGCTAAGTGTCCCCATCACTGAGTGGGTCGTAATGAACGGCAACCGCTTCGGTCGCCTCTTTCAGGTGACCACGTTCGGCGAGAGCCACGGGGAGGCGATGGGCTGTACCATCTCGGGCTGTCCCGCCGGCCTCGAACTCTCCGCAGAGGACATTCAGAAGGACCTAGACCGGCGCAAGCCGGGCCAGTCGATGATCACGACCAGCCGCGGCGAACCCGACGCCGTCTCGATCAAATCCGGCATTCAGGACGGCTACACCACGGGGACACCGATCGGACTGGTCATCCAGAACAAAGACGCCCGCTCGGGAAAGTACGAACCCTTCATCACCGCGCCGCGGCCGAGCCACGGCGACTTCACCTACTCGGCGAAGTTCGGCACGCGCAACTGGGGCGGCGGCGGCCGCTCCTCTGCACGTGAGACGGTCAACTGGGTCGCCGCGGGCGCGATCGCGAAGAAACTCCTCGAGCGAGAGGGGATCGAACTCAAGGCCCACGTCAACCAGATCGGCGATGTCGAGGCTCCCGAAGTGAGCTTCGAGGAGATGCTTGAGCACTCGGAAGAAAACGACGTCCGGTGTGCCCACCCCGAAACCGCCGACGAGATGCAGGACCTGATCGCGGAGTATCAGGAGGAAGGCGACTCCATCGGTGGCAGCATCTACTTCGAGGCGCAGGGCGTCCCTGTCGGGCTCGGCGCGCCACGATTCGACTCCCTCTCCGCGCGACTCGGGCAGGCCATGATGGCCGTCCCAGCGGCGACAGCTTTCGAATTCGGCCTCGGCACCGAAGCCGCCGAGTGGACCGGGAAGGAACGAAACGACGATTGGGAGTTCGACGACGAGGGCACTCCCGTCCCGGTCGAGAACGACCACGGCGGCATTCAGGGCGGCATCTCGAGCGGTGAACCCATCTACGGCGAGGTTACGCTGCACGCGCCGACGTCGATCCCAAAGACTCAGCAGACGGCCGACTGGGAGACGGGCGAACTCAAAGAAGAGAAAGTCATCGGCCGTCACGACCCCGTGCTCCCGCCCCGTGGCGTTCCCGTCGTCGAAGCTATGCTCGCGCTCACCCTCGTCGATTTCATGCTCCTGTCGGGTCGGCTCAATCCCGACCGCGTCGACAACCAGCCCGGGAAGTACGACACGGATTACCATCCAAGCAACCCGCGAAACGAGTAGCGACCGCACCATCACGATCGTCGATAGTCGTTACGGGTTGCTGGGCTGACAGTTGTCGTCTCGTGCCCGTGTCACGTCTCTACCAGGCGTTTTGAGCGACTACGTGCTTCAGTTTTGTTCCTTCGATAGCTCATTTTCACAAGGAACGATCCGAACAGAGACACAATCCCGTTGTACCATCGTGTGGTAATTGGTAGCATTTATATTAGGCGTTGTGGTACGGTATTATGCACCATGGCTGATTTCGATCTAGCAAGTCAAGAGGGCCGACTCGAGGCATTGCGCCGGATGGTAACGATCCGGGCATTCGACGAGGAGGCGGGGGATAGATTCGCAGACGGTGAGATACCGGGGTTCGTTCACCTGTATATTGGCGAGGAGGCGGTCGGGGTCGGCACCTGCGCCGCGCTGGACCCGGACGACTACATCGCGAGCACCCACCGCGGGCACGGCCACTGTATCGCAAAGGGGCTGGATCCGAAGTACATGATGGCCGAACTCTACGGCAAGGCCGACGGCTACTGTAACGGGAAGGGGGGCTCGATGCACATCGCGGACGTCGACGCCGGGATGCTCGGCGCGAACGGTATCGTCGGTGCGGGGCCGCCGATGGCGACCGGCGCGGCGCTGTCGATCGACTATCAAGACCGCGACCAGATCGCGGTCGGCTTCCTCGGCGACGGGGCCGTGGCCCAGGGACAGGTCCACGAGGCGATCAACATCGCGGCGACGTGGGACCTGCCCGCCGTCTTCGTCATCGAGAACAACCACTACGGCGAGGGGACGCCGGTCGAAAACCAGCACAACCTCGACAACCTGAGCGACACGGCACAGGCCTACGACATCCCCGGCCTGACCATCGACGGGATGGATATTACTGCGGTTGCAGAAGCCGTTGCGGAGGCTCGAGACCGTGCCAGAGCCGGCGACGGGCCGACGCTCATCGAGGCCGAGACCTACCGCTACCGCGGCCACTACGAGGGCGACGAGGAACCGTACCGCGACGACGCGGAGATCGAACGCTGGCAGGAGCGCGACCCGATCGCGTCGTTCAAAGAGCGACTGATCGACCGCGGCGAACTCACCGCCGAGGAGTTCGACGAGCTGCAGGCCGACATCGAGGCCGAAATCGATGCGGCGGTCGAGTACGCACAGGACGCCCCAGCACCGGACGCCCACGAGGCCTACGAAGACATGTTC belongs to Natronorubrum aibiense and includes:
- a CDS encoding PAS domain-containing sensor histidine kinase, which encodes MTTTEVAEQLDLGRRSTYERLERLVDHDRLETKKVGGNGRVWWQPSTNGQAFTKVRERDAVDSDLGKVFDRISDSFYALDEELRFRYLNDTAADLFGLDEDAIGSDIRNENLTETYENALYEALETQKAVVFEDYYPPWDKWFLNAIYPSESGLSVYSRGITEQKRREQELTRYETIVETSPIGITIVDSDGEMQFANDRAEEIYGRSKDQINDLSFDDPEWTEVDVDGEPLPDEEKPFPQIMESGEPVFDHVSGIYSPDGERVWISINGAPVYDDHGEIESAVFAIENITERKEREQALRESEARYRSLTNDVLDTSDVGTFILNSDFEVVWINEAIEEFFGLDREAIVGRDKRALIEAEIAGIFEEPERFANRVTATYDDNTYTEEFESHVLGEGSLEERWVNHWSQPIESGFYAGGRIEHYTDITERKERERALEESERRYRTLVKNFPNGAVGLFDDDLQYTAVGGELLDATGVSPEDRIGNSVYDIYSDDIVDEVEPHFEAALEGEANSFEVEYNDQNLFAYTLPLRNDDGAVFAGMLVVQDVTERREYQRKLEESNERLEQFASAASHDLQEPLRMVTSYLQLIEDRYGDELDEDGEEFIEFAVDGAERMRQMIDGLLEYSRIETRGDPFEPVDLDDVLDDVREDLQMRIDESNAEITTDDLPCVDGDASQLRQVFQNLLSNAIEYSSDEPPQVDISATRDDERWIISVQDNGIGIDFDEQKRIFEVFQRLHTYEEHSGTGIGLALSRRIIERHGGEIWIDSEPGEGSTFSFTLPAVQNQDG
- the aroC gene encoding chorismate synthase; the protein is MNGNRFGRLFQVTTFGESHGEAMGCTISGCPAGLELSAEDIQKDLDRRKPGQSMITTSRGEPDAVSIKSGIQDGYTTGTPIGLVIQNKDARSGKYEPFITAPRPSHGDFTYSAKFGTRNWGGGGRSSARETVNWVAAGAIAKKLLEREGIELKAHVNQIGDVEAPEVSFEEMLEHSEENDVRCAHPETADEMQDLIAEYQEEGDSIGGSIYFEAQGVPVGLGAPRFDSLSARLGQAMMAVPAATAFEFGLGTEAAEWTGKERNDDWEFDDEGTPVPVENDHGGIQGGISSGEPIYGEVTLHAPTSIPKTQQTADWETGELKEEKVIGRHDPVLPPRGVPVVEAMLALTLVDFMLLSGRLNPDRVDNQPGKYDTDYHPSNPRNE
- a CDS encoding thiamine pyrophosphate-dependent dehydrogenase E1 component subunit alpha → MADFDLASQEGRLEALRRMVTIRAFDEEAGDRFADGEIPGFVHLYIGEEAVGVGTCAALDPDDYIASTHRGHGHCIAKGLDPKYMMAELYGKADGYCNGKGGSMHIADVDAGMLGANGIVGAGPPMATGAALSIDYQDRDQIAVGFLGDGAVAQGQVHEAINIAATWDLPAVFVIENNHYGEGTPVENQHNLDNLSDTAQAYDIPGLTIDGMDITAVAEAVAEARDRARAGDGPTLIEAETYRYRGHYEGDEEPYRDDAEIERWQERDPIASFKERLIDRGELTAEEFDELQADIEAEIDAAVEYAQDAPAPDAHEAYEDMFAEMPPEIERFASAARTDGGRPGGDR